The Cylindrospermopsis curvispora GIHE-G1 genome contains a region encoding:
- a CDS encoding AAA-like domain-containing protein → MFERIYEEELTPIQRRILHRILQGKSNTAIRGDVTVWFDHKVYSGSERDKLPRSKRTILEGLESGKKLMDQSNLSHHLRKICEQFELIDLQEVIKQFIKYRRQLVSYETLEQFELLQTTQFPSGATNSLYYEYRHPIEEKCESYIKKVGEEAILLRIKAPAQMGKTSLINRLLHHEYIKIIKAKVVYINLDDADEKVLNKDMFYRWFCANVSNQLGLDINDCLEIQWKPFLGNNVNCTNIFDKYIFPGCQNIILLGIDNLHRIFPQPELQDFLLWLRTRHENAKNNQIWRKLAFILAYSTDGYPLFQLNYSSLYNLGYSQTLREFNEEEIQNLSLKHGLKWEFSQVKSLQKIIGGHPFLVRLAMYHISHEEMTLKEILNKAATNEGIYSNHLGRLLKIIRDSHLTESLKKVISSSTLVQLDPIETFQLYSIGLVTKKDNKVEPRCQLYREYFTTFI, encoded by the coding sequence TTGTTTGAACGCATTTATGAGGAAGAATTGACCCCAATTCAAAGGAGAATTTTACATCGAATTTTGCAGGGCAAATCAAATACAGCAATAAGGGGAGATGTAACGGTTTGGTTTGACCACAAAGTTTATAGTGGTAGCGAAAGAGATAAACTTCCTAGGAGCAAACGCACAATACTAGAAGGTTTAGAATCAGGAAAAAAATTAATGGATCAAAGTAATTTGTCCCATCATTTAAGAAAAATTTGTGAACAATTTGAACTAATTGATTTACAAGAAGTAATAAAACAATTTATTAAATACCGTCGCCAATTAGTTTCATATGAGACCTTAGAGCAATTTGAACTATTACAAACCACACAATTTCCATCTGGTGCGACAAACTCCCTTTATTACGAATATCGTCATCCCATAGAAGAAAAATGTGAGAGTTATATTAAAAAAGTGGGAGAGGAAGCTATTTTACTACGCATTAAAGCTCCTGCTCAAATGGGTAAAACATCACTAATAAACCGACTGTTGCACCATGAATACATAAAAATTATAAAAGCAAAAGTTGTCTATATAAACTTAGATGATGCTGATGAAAAAGTTTTAAATAAAGATATGTTTTACAGATGGTTTTGTGCCAACGTCAGCAACCAATTAGGATTAGATATTAATGACTGTTTAGAAATACAGTGGAAACCATTTTTAGGTAATAATGTCAATTGTACTAATATTTTTGACAAATATATTTTTCCTGGTTGTCAAAATATTATTTTACTAGGCATTGACAATCTACACAGAATTTTTCCTCAGCCAGAATTACAAGACTTTCTACTTTGGCTAAGAACCAGACATGAAAATGCTAAAAATAATCAAATATGGCGTAAACTAGCATTTATTTTAGCCTATTCTACTGATGGATATCCTTTGTTTCAGTTAAATTACTCTTCATTGTACAATCTAGGTTACTCACAAACATTAAGAGAGTTTAATGAGGAAGAAATTCAAAATTTATCTTTAAAGCACGGGCTTAAATGGGAGTTCAGTCAGGTGAAGAGTTTACAGAAAATAATAGGAGGACATCCTTTCTTAGTTCGGTTAGCTATGTATCATATCAGTCATGAGGAAATGACATTAAAAGAAATCTTAAATAAAGCTGCTACCAATGAGGGAATTTATAGTAATCATTTAGGTAGATTACTGAAAATCATTCGTGATTCTCATCTGACGGAAAGTTTAAAAAAAGTTATTAGTAGTTCTACTCTAGTTCAATTAGATCCAATAGAAACATTCCAACTATATAGTATTGGTTTGGTCACAAAAAAAGATAACAAGGTTGAACCTAGATGTCAATTGTACCGAGAATATTTTACTACATTTATTTAA
- the mfd gene encoding transcription-repair coupling factor has product MTFSSIVRSLVRSPLTTELNNQLKKHQQLGLNGISRLPKNLIASALASQENRDLCVICATLEEAGRFYAQLEAMGWNTVHFYPTSEASPYQPFDPETELSWGQMQVLADLVSNSDHKSMAIITTIGALQPHLPPRETFKSFCLTLQKGMGYSLEQFGEKITALGYERVSLVETEGQWSKRGDIVDVFPVACELPVRLEWFGDDIEKIREFDPSTQRSALDKINQITLTPTSFAPIVLSALKDNALFWQFSSQLDLNSEVIENSGLEGSRRFLGFAFDQPASILDYLPANTLVAIDEIEQCHAHGDRWIENADEQWLLINDQLSITLPKIHINFEECLRKIANFSTLYLSEIAEENSGTITYKESVQETSVQDFIPSYNLAGRPLPIHPHQFAKLADTIRQERERKFAVWIISAQPSRSVALLQEHDCPAQFIPNPRDYQAIDKLQINQTPVALKYSGLAELEGVILPSYRLVIITDREFYGQHALANFGYVRKRRKAASKQVDPNKLRAGDFVVHRSHGIGKFVKLESLTINDETRDYLVIQYADGVLRVAADQVGSLSRFRTNLDRPPQLHKMTGKAWDNTKSKVKKAIKKLAVDLLQLYAARSQQEGFSYPQDMPWQEEMEDSFPYQPTIDQLKAVQDVKRDMESPRPMDRLVCGDVGFGKTEVAIRAIFKAVTAGKQVALLAPTTILTQQHYHTIKERFAPYPIHVGLLNRFRSHEEKRNIQKRLLTGELDIVVGTHQLLGKGVQFKDLGLLVIDEEQRFGVNQKEKIKTLKTHLDVLTLSATPIPRTLYMSLSGIREMSLITTPPPTRRPIQTHLAPLNPQIVSSAIRQELDRGGQVFYVVPRVEGIEETTTRLREMIPSGRFVIAHGQMDESQLESTMLTFSNHEADILVCTTIIESGLDIPRVNTILIEDAHRFGLSQLYQLRGRVGRAGIQAHAWLFYPKQRELSDAARQRLRAIQEFTQLGSGYQLAMRDMEIRGVGNLLGAEQSGQMDTIGFDLYMEMLEEAIREIRGQEIPKVDDTQIDLNLTAFIPATYITDIDQKMSAYRAVATAKSKEELRAIAAEWNDRYGIVPPPANQMLRVMELKQLAKNLGFSRIKPENKQHIVLETPMEEPAWNLLAQRLTENMRNRFVYSPGKVTARGLAVFKAEQQLETLIDVFAKMQVD; this is encoded by the coding sequence ATGACTTTTTCTTCTATTGTACGTAGTTTGGTGCGATCGCCCCTGACCACGGAACTCAACAATCAACTCAAAAAACACCAGCAATTGGGTTTAAATGGCATTTCTCGCCTACCCAAAAATCTCATCGCTTCTGCGCTTGCTAGTCAAGAGAATCGTGACCTGTGTGTTATTTGTGCCACTCTAGAGGAAGCTGGCAGATTTTATGCCCAATTGGAAGCTATGGGATGGAATACTGTGCACTTTTACCCAACCTCGGAAGCTTCTCCCTATCAACCTTTTGATCCAGAAACGGAGTTAAGTTGGGGTCAAATGCAGGTATTAGCGGATTTAGTTAGTAATAGTGATCATAAGAGTATGGCTATTATTACCACTATAGGAGCATTACAACCACACTTACCACCTCGGGAAACATTTAAATCCTTCTGTTTGACCTTACAAAAGGGTATGGGATATAGTTTAGAACAATTTGGGGAAAAAATCACTGCTTTGGGATACGAGCGGGTTTCCCTAGTGGAAACAGAAGGTCAATGGAGTAAACGGGGTGACATTGTGGATGTATTTCCCGTTGCTTGTGAGTTACCGGTGCGTTTGGAATGGTTTGGGGATGACATTGAAAAAATCCGTGAATTTGACCCTAGTACCCAGCGTTCAGCGTTAGACAAAATCAATCAAATTACCTTGACCCCCACCAGTTTTGCACCAATTGTTTTATCTGCTTTAAAAGATAATGCTCTATTTTGGCAATTCAGTTCCCAACTTGATTTAAATTCAGAAGTAATAGAAAATTCAGGATTAGAAGGTAGTAGAAGATTTCTGGGTTTTGCCTTTGACCAACCCGCGTCAATTCTAGATTATTTACCAGCAAATACCTTAGTAGCAATTGATGAAATTGAACAATGTCATGCCCATGGCGATCGCTGGATAGAAAATGCCGATGAGCAATGGTTACTAATCAATGATCAATTATCTATTACCTTACCGAAAATACATATAAATTTTGAGGAATGTTTAAGAAAAATTGCTAATTTTAGCACCCTATATTTATCAGAAATAGCAGAAGAAAACAGTGGTACTATAACCTACAAAGAGTCAGTCCAGGAAACCAGTGTTCAGGATTTTATTCCCAGTTATAATTTAGCAGGTAGACCCTTACCCATCCACCCCCACCAATTTGCGAAATTAGCAGACACTATCCGCCAAGAAAGAGAGCGTAAATTTGCGGTTTGGATTATTTCTGCCCAACCCTCTCGTTCAGTTGCTCTATTACAAGAACATGATTGTCCAGCTCAGTTTATTCCTAATCCGCGAGATTATCAAGCCATTGATAAACTGCAAATTAATCAAACACCAGTTGCTCTTAAATATTCTGGTTTAGCGGAATTAGAAGGAGTAATTTTACCTTCTTATCGTTTAGTAATTATTACAGATCGGGAATTTTATGGTCAACACGCCCTAGCTAACTTTGGCTACGTGCGTAAACGACGTAAAGCAGCATCCAAACAGGTTGATCCTAACAAATTAAGGGCGGGTGATTTTGTCGTACATCGTAGCCATGGAATCGGCAAATTTGTCAAATTAGAGAGTTTGACAATCAATGACGAAACACGCGATTATTTAGTCATTCAATATGCTGATGGCGTGTTAAGAGTAGCAGCGGATCAAGTAGGTTCCCTCTCCAGATTCAGAACCAACTTAGATAGACCACCCCAACTACATAAAATGACCGGTAAAGCTTGGGATAACACCAAGAGTAAAGTCAAAAAAGCCATTAAAAAATTAGCAGTTGATCTGCTACAATTATATGCAGCTCGTTCCCAACAAGAGGGTTTTTCCTATCCACAAGACATGCCTTGGCAAGAAGAAATGGAAGATTCCTTTCCTTACCAACCCACCATAGATCAATTAAAAGCAGTGCAAGATGTGAAGAGAGATATGGAAAGTCCCAGACCCATGGATCGTCTAGTTTGTGGCGACGTGGGTTTTGGTAAAACAGAAGTAGCAATTAGGGCAATTTTTAAAGCTGTTACCGCAGGTAAACAAGTAGCACTTTTAGCCCCCACCACCATTTTAACCCAGCAACATTATCACACCATAAAAGAACGTTTTGCACCCTATCCTATTCATGTAGGATTATTAAATCGTTTCCGTTCTCATGAAGAAAAGCGCAATATTCAAAAACGACTATTAACCGGTGAGTTAGACATAGTTGTGGGAACTCATCAATTGTTAGGTAAAGGAGTACAATTTAAAGACTTAGGATTATTAGTAATTGATGAAGAGCAGAGATTTGGAGTCAATCAAAAAGAAAAAATCAAAACTTTAAAAACACACCTAGACGTATTGACCCTATCAGCAACTCCCATTCCCAGAACCTTATATATGTCCCTATCTGGGATTAGAGAAATGAGTTTAATTACCACTCCACCTCCGACCAGAAGACCGATTCAAACCCATTTAGCCCCATTAAACCCCCAAATTGTCAGTAGTGCCATTAGACAGGAATTAGATAGAGGTGGACAAGTGTTTTACGTTGTCCCCAGAGTTGAGGGTATAGAAGAAACCACAACCAGACTCAGGGAAATGATTCCCAGTGGTAGATTTGTCATAGCCCATGGTCAAATGGATGAAAGTCAACTAGAATCAACCATGTTAACTTTTAGTAACCATGAAGCAGACATTTTAGTATGTACAACAATTATTGAATCTGGATTAGACATTCCGCGAGTTAATACCATTTTAATTGAAGATGCCCACCGATTTGGACTTTCCCAATTATATCAATTAAGGGGAAGAGTAGGAAGAGCAGGAATTCAAGCCCATGCTTGGTTATTTTATCCTAAACAAAGAGAACTATCCGATGCTGCTAGACAAAGATTAAGAGCCATTCAGGAATTTACCCAACTAGGTTCTGGTTATCAGTTAGCCATGCGGGATATGGAAATTCGTGGGGTAGGAAATTTATTAGGTGCGGAACAATCAGGTCAAATGGATACCATTGGATTTGACTTATATATGGAAATGTTAGAAGAAGCAATTAGGGAGATTAGGGGTCAAGAAATACCCAAAGTTGATGACACCCAAATTGATTTGAACCTGACCGCATTTATTCCTGCAACCTACATTACCGATATCGATCAAAAAATGAGTGCCTATCGTGCGGTAGCGACAGCCAAATCCAAGGAAGAATTAAGAGCAATAGCAGCAGAATGGAATGATAGATATGGTATCGTACCCCCCCCAGCAAATCAAATGCTCAGAGTTATGGAATTGAAACAACTGGCAAAAAATCTAGGTTTTAGTAGGATTAAACCAGAGAATAAGCAACATATAGTATTGGAGACACCAATGGAAGAACCCGCTTGGAACTTATTGGCCCAGAGGTTGACGGAAAATATGAGAAATCGGTTTGTATATTCTCCTGGGAAGGTTACAGCTAGGGGTTTGGCTGTATTTAAGGCCGAACAACAGTTGGAAACCCTAATAGATGTTTTTGCCAAAATGCAAGTTGATTAA
- a CDS encoding hemolysin family protein produces MSPITVEILIILALILANGIFSMSEMAIVSARKARLQQLANQGSLNAQAALELAEAPNHFLSIVQVGITLINILNGVFGGATIAQRLEKYVELVPFLSDYSQTIAFGVVVLVITYLSLIVGELVPKRLALNNPEKIAAFIAIPMRALASLASPIVYMLSISTETVLQILGIRPSEEPQVTEEEIKILIEQGTEAGTFEAAEQDMVERVFRLGDRPVTFFMTPRPDIVWLDLDDSPEENRQKMSASNYSRYPVCQEGLDNVLGVIPVTDLLSRSLRNEPFDLTIGLRQPVFVPESTRGLKVLELFKQTVTHIALVVDEYGVIQGLVTLNDIMSEIVGDVPAQPGQEEPQAVQREDGSWLVDGMLPVEEFFELFDVEELEMEARGNYQTLGGLVITNLGRIPTAADHFEWQGMRIEVMDMDGNRVDKVLVVPQTN; encoded by the coding sequence ATGTCTCCCATTACTGTGGAAATTCTCATTATTTTGGCACTGATTTTGGCTAACGGAATATTTTCCATGTCGGAAATGGCTATAGTGTCTGCTCGCAAAGCTAGATTACAGCAATTAGCCAATCAAGGAAGTCTTAATGCCCAGGCTGCTTTAGAGCTAGCAGAAGCTCCTAATCACTTCCTGTCCATTGTTCAAGTGGGAATCACACTGATTAATATTCTAAACGGTGTTTTCGGTGGTGCTACCATTGCCCAAAGATTGGAAAAATATGTTGAGTTAGTACCCTTTTTGTCAGATTATAGTCAGACCATTGCTTTTGGAGTGGTAGTTTTAGTCATTACCTATTTATCCTTAATTGTTGGTGAATTAGTACCAAAACGTTTAGCATTAAATAATCCGGAAAAAATAGCTGCTTTTATAGCTATTCCTATGAGAGCTTTAGCTAGTTTGGCTTCTCCTATAGTATACATGTTGAGTATATCAACAGAGACAGTATTACAAATTTTGGGTATTAGACCTTCGGAGGAACCCCAGGTTACGGAGGAGGAAATCAAGATTTTAATAGAACAAGGTACAGAAGCAGGAACTTTTGAAGCAGCGGAGCAGGATATGGTCGAAAGGGTATTTCGTCTAGGCGATCGCCCGGTGACTTTTTTCATGACTCCCCGTCCGGATATTGTCTGGTTAGACCTGGATGATTCACCGGAGGAAAATCGCCAGAAAATGTCTGCGAGTAATTACTCTCGTTACCCCGTATGTCAAGAAGGACTGGACAATGTTTTAGGGGTAATTCCGGTGACCGATTTACTTTCTAGGAGCTTACGCAATGAACCTTTTGATTTAACCATAGGATTACGTCAACCAGTTTTTGTGCCTGAAAGCACCAGAGGTTTAAAGGTTCTCGAATTATTTAAACAAACTGTCACTCATATTGCTTTAGTGGTAGATGAGTACGGAGTAATTCAAGGCTTAGTGACTCTAAATGACATTATGAGTGAAATTGTGGGTGATGTTCCTGCACAACCGGGACAGGAAGAACCTCAAGCAGTACAAAGGGAAGATGGTTCTTGGTTAGTGGATGGCATGTTACCCGTAGAAGAGTTTTTTGAACTTTTTGACGTGGAAGAATTGGAAATGGAAGCAAGAGGTAACTATCAAACTCTGGGTGGGTTAGTCATCACTAATTTAGGACGGATTCCTACCGCAGCAGACCATTTTGAATGGCAAGGAATGAGAATTGAAGTTATGGATATGGATGGCAATAGAGTTGACAAGGTTTTAGTCGTTCCCCAGACAAATTAG
- a CDS encoding aldo/keto reductase: protein MLYRRFGRTNLQMPVFSCGGMRYQFKWQDVPLQEIPVDSQQNLANIIYRAVDLGINHLETARFYGTSEMQLGQVLPNLDREKLIVQTKVTPCSDPQEFRQIFDKSLAYLELDYVDLLGLHGINNQELLDYSIGGCLQVAKELQAQGKVRFIGFSTHAPLEIILQAVNSNEFDYINLHWYYINQWNWPAIEAANRLDMGVFIISPANKGGMLYQPSPKLVELCQPLSPMVFNDLFCLSHSQVHTLSIGAAQPSDFDEHLKTLELLDRADEILPPIIAKLEKAAIDTLGEDWVKTWDTNLPVWENTPGNINIKLILWLLNLALAYDMVEYGKMRYNLLGNADHWFPGNRADKLEELDLQECLGNSPHREKIPLMLSKAHTIFKGEEVKRLSQS from the coding sequence ATGCTATATAGAAGATTCGGTCGCACCAATTTACAAATGCCAGTATTTTCCTGTGGGGGGATGCGTTATCAGTTTAAGTGGCAAGATGTTCCTCTCCAGGAAATACCTGTGGATAGTCAACAGAATTTAGCCAATATTATTTATCGAGCTGTTGATTTGGGCATCAATCACCTAGAAACTGCCCGATTTTATGGCACTTCTGAAATGCAATTGGGGCAAGTTTTACCCAATTTGGACAGAGAAAAGTTAATAGTCCAAACCAAAGTAACTCCCTGTTCCGATCCCCAAGAATTTCGCCAAATCTTTGACAAATCCCTGGCCTATCTAGAGTTAGACTATGTTGATTTATTGGGGTTGCATGGAATCAACAACCAAGAACTTTTAGACTATAGCATTGGTGGTTGCTTACAGGTAGCTAAAGAATTACAAGCTCAAGGTAAAGTGAGATTTATTGGGTTTTCTACCCACGCACCTCTGGAAATAATTTTACAAGCAGTTAACAGTAATGAATTCGACTATATCAATCTCCATTGGTACTATATAAATCAATGGAATTGGCCGGCCATAGAAGCTGCTAATAGGTTAGATATGGGTGTGTTTATTATCAGCCCTGCTAATAAAGGAGGTATGTTATATCAACCTTCTCCAAAATTGGTTGAACTTTGTCAACCATTAAGTCCCATGGTCTTTAATGATTTGTTTTGTTTGAGCCATTCTCAAGTTCATACTCTCAGCATCGGAGCAGCACAGCCAAGTGATTTTGATGAACATTTAAAAACCTTAGAATTGTTAGACAGAGCTGATGAAATTTTACCACCAATTATTGCCAAATTAGAAAAAGCAGCCATAGACACCTTGGGTGAAGATTGGGTAAAAACCTGGGATACCAATTTACCAGTTTGGGAAAATACCCCAGGTAATATTAACATTAAATTGATTCTCTGGTTGTTAAATTTAGCCCTGGCCTATGATATGGTAGAATACGGAAAAATGCGCTATAACCTATTAGGCAATGCTGACCATTGGTTCCCAGGAAACAGAGCTGACAAATTAGAAGAATTGGATTTGCAAGAATGTTTGGGTAATAGTCCCCACCGGGAAAAAATTCCCCTAATGTTATCTAAAGCTCATACCATATTTAAGGGTGAAGAGGTAAAACGATTATCTCAAAGTTAA
- a CDS encoding DUF29 domain-containing protein, producing the protein MTLSLYDQDILLWVEDTVAKLKAGNFHDLDIVNLIQEVEALGSSQKRELLSRLIVLIEHLLKRLYVNSPYDYHGWERTIRTQRTELDILISQVPSLKSLWNESFQEAWRRALKNVTNEYKSVNFPSQWNYSWDLATFLNSNFWE; encoded by the coding sequence ATGACATTATCCCTTTATGATCAAGATATTTTACTCTGGGTTGAGGATACGGTTGCTAAACTCAAAGCTGGGAATTTTCACGACTTAGACATTGTCAATCTAATTCAGGAAGTAGAAGCTTTGGGAAGTTCACAAAAAAGAGAATTATTAAGTCGTTTAATTGTCTTAATAGAGCACCTGCTTAAACGACTATATGTTAACTCTCCCTATGATTATCATGGTTGGGAGCGGACAATTAGAACTCAAAGAACAGAGTTAGATATATTAATTAGTCAAGTACCAAGTCTTAAGTCCTTATGGAATGAGAGCTTTCAGGAAGCTTGGCGACGTGCCCTGAAAAATGTAACCAATGAGTATAAATCCGTCAATTTTCCCAGCCAATGGAATTATTCATGGGACTTAGCAACATTTCTAAACTCTAATTTCTGGGAGTAA
- the rpiA gene encoding ribose-5-phosphate isomerase RpiA has product MSVSADPVKLMKQEVGKAAASLVKSGSIVGLGTGSTTAYTIQFLGDRLKSGELKDIVGIPTSFQSEVLAKHYGVPLTTLDAVDHIDIAIDGADEVDPNKNLIKGGGAAHTREKVVDYLAGQFIVVVDSGKLVDHLGSTFAVPVEVIPMAITPVINAIKKLGGNPELRMGVKKAGPVITDQGNMVVDVRFDTIEDPVNLEKTLNNIPGVLENGIFVNCVDLVLIGEVIDGKPSVRQM; this is encoded by the coding sequence ATGTCCGTATCAGCAGACCCAGTTAAGTTGATGAAGCAAGAAGTCGGTAAAGCCGCCGCATCCCTGGTAAAATCGGGTTCTATTGTCGGCTTAGGTACGGGATCAACTACTGCTTACACTATTCAGTTTTTGGGCGATCGCCTGAAATCCGGTGAGCTTAAGGATATTGTTGGTATCCCCACTTCCTTCCAGTCGGAAGTTTTGGCAAAACACTATGGAGTTCCTCTGACCACTTTAGACGCTGTTGACCATATTGACATCGCTATTGATGGTGCTGATGAGGTTGATCCTAATAAAAACTTAATTAAGGGTGGTGGTGCAGCACACACGCGGGAAAAGGTAGTAGACTATTTAGCGGGTCAATTTATTGTTGTGGTTGACAGTGGTAAGTTAGTGGACCATTTAGGTTCTACCTTTGCTGTGCCCGTGGAAGTGATACCTATGGCTATCACCCCTGTGATTAACGCTATTAAGAAACTGGGGGGAAATCCGGAATTACGCATGGGTGTGAAAAAGGCCGGTCCTGTCATCACAGATCAAGGTAATATGGTAGTTGATGTAAGATTTGACACCATTGAAGATCCAGTAAATTTGGAAAAAACCCTGAATAATATCCCTGGTGTTCTGGAAAATGGGATCTTTGTCAACTGTGTGGATTTGGTATTAATTGGCGAAGTAATTGATGGTAAGCCCTCCGTCCGACAAATGTAA
- the dxs gene encoding 1-deoxy-D-xylulose-5-phosphate synthase — MLLSEITHPNQLHGLSIRQLQEIAKQIRDKHLQTVAASGGHLGPGLGVVELTLGLYQTLDLDRDKVIWDVGHQAYPHKLITGRYHDFHTLRQKDGVAGYLKRCESQFDHFGAGHASTSISAALGMALARDMKGEKFKVAAVIGDGALTGGMALEAINHAGHLPKTNLLVVLNDNEMSISPNVGAIPRYLNKMRLSPPVQFIADNIEEQLKNIPFVGDELERVTEGMKRLAMSKVGAVFEELGFTYMGPVDGHNLEELITTFQQAHQIPGPVLVHVATVKGKGYEVAEKDQVGYHAQNPFNLATGKAIPSNKPKPPAYSKVFSHTLVKLAEQNPKIVGITAAMATGTGLDKLQAKLPHQYIDVGIAEQHAVTLAAGLACEGMRPVAAIYSTFLQRAYDQIIHDVCIQNLPVFFCLDRAGIVGADGPTHQGMYDIAYLRCIPNMVLMAPKDEAELQRMVVTGVEYTSGPIAMRFPRGNGYGVPLMEEGWEPLEIGKGEILRQGDDLLIVGYGTMVNSGMQVAQILREHGIEASVINARFVKPLDIDLIVPLAGKIGRVVTLEEGCLMGGFGSAVAEALLDANVVVPVKRIGIPDELVDHATPEESKVTLGLTSQQIADDILQAFFKKQLVPV, encoded by the coding sequence ATGCTTCTGAGTGAAATCACCCATCCAAACCAGTTACACGGGTTATCTATTCGCCAATTACAGGAAATAGCTAAACAAATTAGGGATAAACACTTACAAACTGTGGCTGCAAGTGGTGGACACTTAGGTCCCGGGTTAGGGGTTGTGGAGTTAACTTTGGGACTCTATCAGACACTAGATTTAGATCGGGATAAGGTAATTTGGGATGTGGGACATCAAGCTTATCCCCATAAGTTAATCACAGGGCGCTACCATGATTTCCATACCCTCAGACAAAAGGACGGGGTTGCTGGTTATCTCAAGCGTTGTGAGAGCCAATTTGACCATTTTGGTGCGGGACACGCTTCCACCAGTATTTCTGCTGCTCTGGGTATGGCTTTGGCTAGGGATATGAAGGGGGAGAAGTTCAAGGTAGCTGCGGTAATTGGTGATGGTGCTTTAACTGGGGGTATGGCTCTGGAGGCTATTAATCATGCTGGACACCTACCTAAGACTAATTTATTAGTGGTTCTTAATGACAATGAAATGTCTATTTCTCCCAATGTGGGCGCCATACCTCGTTATCTAAACAAAATGCGTCTGAGTCCCCCAGTACAGTTTATTGCTGACAATATTGAAGAACAACTCAAGAATATTCCTTTTGTTGGTGATGAATTAGAACGTGTAACGGAAGGAATGAAGCGATTGGCTATGTCTAAGGTGGGTGCAGTATTTGAAGAGCTGGGCTTTACCTACATGGGTCCGGTGGATGGTCACAATTTAGAGGAGCTGATTACTACCTTCCAACAAGCACATCAAATACCTGGTCCAGTTTTAGTTCATGTTGCGACTGTTAAGGGTAAGGGATATGAAGTAGCTGAAAAAGACCAGGTGGGTTATCATGCCCAAAATCCCTTCAATTTAGCTACTGGTAAAGCAATTCCTTCCAATAAGCCTAAACCCCCTGCGTATTCCAAGGTCTTTTCCCATACCTTGGTGAAATTAGCTGAACAAAACCCAAAAATTGTTGGCATTACAGCTGCAATGGCTACGGGTACTGGTCTAGATAAACTACAAGCTAAATTGCCTCACCAATATATTGATGTGGGTATTGCGGAACAACATGCTGTTACTCTAGCTGCTGGTTTGGCTTGTGAAGGTATGCGTCCTGTAGCAGCTATTTATTCAACGTTTCTACAACGTGCTTACGATCAAATTATCCATGATGTCTGTATTCAAAACTTACCCGTCTTTTTCTGTTTAGATAGGGCAGGTATTGTAGGAGCTGATGGTCCCACCCACCAAGGTATGTATGATATTGCTTATCTTCGCTGTATTCCCAATATGGTGTTAATGGCCCCCAAGGATGAAGCGGAACTACAAAGAATGGTGGTTACTGGTGTGGAATATACAAGTGGACCTATTGCTATGCGTTTTCCCCGAGGTAATGGTTATGGTGTTCCCCTAATGGAAGAGGGTTGGGAACCTTTAGAAATTGGCAAGGGAGAAATTCTCCGTCAGGGGGATGACCTGTTAATTGTGGGATACGGTACCATGGTTAATTCGGGAATGCAAGTTGCCCAAATTCTCAGGGAACATGGTATTGAAGCTAGTGTGATTAATGCGCGATTTGTCAAGCCTTTGGATATAGATTTAATTGTACCCCTAGCTGGAAAAATTGGTCGGGTCGTTACCTTGGAGGAAGGTTGTTTAATGGGTGGTTTTGGGTCTGCAGTAGCTGAAGCTTTGCTGGATGCTAATGTGGTTGTACCAGTGAAGAGAATTGGTATACCCGATGAATTAGTTGATCATGCTACTCCGGAGGAGTCTAAGGTTACTTTAGGTTTAACTAGTCAACAAATTGCTGATGATATTTTGCAAGCTTTTTTTAAAAAGCAGTTAGTTCCAGTTTAG